The proteins below come from a single Candidatus Flexicrinis proximus genomic window:
- the pepF gene encoding oligoendopeptidase F produces the protein MSSTTAALPPRKAIAREHTWNSESVFPTRTDWDVAAGEVLAEIPAVQAYKGRLSESPSVLADYLAASDKLTRKAGKVYVYASMFSAVDTGDQEATAMAGRAGTIYGQVGAALAFANPELLAIGRDTLTAWMSAEPRIALYAQFVDNLFRLQTHVRSAEVEEVMGMVSDPFNSTSNVYGRLANADLKFAPAKSASGAEFEVAQGSINTLLDSTDRDVRRSGWNSYMDGYLAFKNTFSASYSQSLKQDVFRARVRGYSTSVEASLFANNIPPAVFQNLIDTFKRNIPTWHKYWAVKRRAMRYDTIHTYDVWAPITQNEPRVPYTQAVDWICDGMAPLGKPYVDALRRGCLEDRWVDIYPNQGKRQGAFSSGVHDTFPFIMMSYDDNLGAMSTLAHELGHSMHSYLSRKTQPAAYSGYSLFVAEVASNFNQAMTRARLMQTNSDPNFQIALIQEAMGNFHRYFFIMPMLARFELEMHTRAEQGKGITPQDMNSLMADLYAEGYGSEMTLDRDRDGITWATFSHLYANFYVYQYATGISAAHALSENILAGDEQAAVRYVEFLSKGSSVYPLDALAHAGVDMTSPEAVETTFAVLARYVDRLDELTR, from the coding sequence ATGTCCAGCACCACAGCAGCTCTCCCCCCGCGCAAAGCCATCGCCAGAGAACACACCTGGAATTCCGAAAGTGTCTTCCCTACCCGCACGGATTGGGACGTAGCCGCCGGTGAAGTCCTGGCCGAAATCCCCGCCGTGCAGGCGTACAAAGGCCGCCTGTCCGAAAGCCCCTCCGTCCTCGCCGACTACCTCGCCGCCTCCGATAAACTCACCCGCAAGGCAGGCAAAGTCTATGTCTATGCCAGTATGTTCAGCGCCGTCGATACCGGGGATCAGGAAGCCACCGCCATGGCCGGCCGCGCCGGCACCATTTATGGCCAGGTCGGCGCCGCGCTCGCCTTCGCCAACCCCGAACTCCTGGCAATTGGCCGCGACACCTTAACCGCGTGGATGTCTGCCGAGCCGCGTATCGCCCTCTATGCCCAGTTTGTCGATAACCTGTTCCGCTTGCAGACCCACGTCCGCTCCGCGGAAGTCGAAGAGGTCATGGGCATGGTCTCCGATCCCTTCAACAGCACCTCCAACGTCTACGGCCGCCTCGCCAACGCCGATCTCAAGTTCGCCCCGGCCAAGTCCGCCAGCGGCGCCGAGTTCGAGGTCGCGCAGGGCAGCATCAACACCCTTCTCGACAGCACCGACCGTGACGTTCGCCGCTCTGGCTGGAACAGCTATATGGACGGGTACCTCGCCTTCAAGAATACCTTTTCGGCCTCTTACTCGCAGTCGCTTAAGCAGGATGTGTTCCGGGCGCGTGTGCGCGGCTATTCGACCAGTGTCGAGGCCTCGCTGTTCGCCAACAACATCCCGCCGGCCGTATTCCAAAACCTCATCGACACCTTCAAGCGCAATATCCCCACCTGGCACAAGTACTGGGCAGTCAAACGCCGGGCCATGCGTTACGACACCATTCATACCTACGACGTCTGGGCGCCGATCACCCAAAACGAACCTCGCGTCCCGTACACGCAGGCCGTCGATTGGATTTGCGACGGCATGGCTCCCCTCGGCAAACCGTATGTCGATGCCCTCCGCCGCGGCTGCCTCGAAGACCGCTGGGTCGATATCTATCCGAATCAGGGCAAGCGTCAGGGCGCGTTTTCCAGCGGCGTCCATGACACCTTCCCGTTCATCATGATGAGCTATGACGACAACCTCGGCGCGATGAGCACCCTCGCCCACGAACTCGGCCACTCGATGCACAGCTACCTCTCGCGTAAGACTCAGCCTGCCGCCTATTCCGGTTACTCGCTGTTCGTCGCCGAGGTCGCCTCGAACTTCAACCAGGCCATGACCCGCGCCCGCCTCATGCAGACCAACTCCGACCCCAATTTCCAGATCGCTCTGATTCAGGAAGCGATGGGTAACTTCCACCGCTATTTCTTCATCATGCCCATGCTTGCCCGTTTCGAGCTGGAGATGCACACCCGCGCCGAACAGGGCAAGGGCATCACGCCGCAGGATATGAACAGCCTGATGGCCGACCTGTACGCCGAAGGTTACGGTTCCGAGATGACGCTCGACCGCGACCGTGACGGCATCACCTGGGCGACCTTCAGCCATCTCTACGCCAACTTCTACGTCTATCAGTATGCGACCGGTATCTCCGCCGCCCACGCGCTCAGCGAAAACATTCTCGCCGGTGACGAGCAGGCCGCAGTCCGTTACGTCGAGTTCCTGAGCAAAGGCAGTTCGGTCTACCCGCTCGACGCACTAGCTCACGCCGGCGTCGACATGACCAGCCCCGAAGCCGTCGAAACCACCTTTGCCGTCCTCGCCCGCTACGTCGACAGGTTAGACGAATTAACACGGTAA
- a CDS encoding LysM peptidoglycan-binding domain-containing protein gives MMRSLKIALGLLCLIIVVQIGHAQDGPPSVESYLVYYEDENLKSLGHMLWVWNVCFERFVFLNPDLEIDNIPYGARVRLPKDEPCYLRDQGSSMPRIKYFENGEWLTEPYYTGDVEYTYGKSIEEIAQRYDVCIEDLTAENYGMLIYGDLYLQLRWPSVDVFVPHDAQPCDNSASAETPPVRTVEIKRSQFTPIYMIEEFNICPEEFRGYLWSIYTQGTVGSDLFPLNLPVGAPPCYNEEGQRLAYFDESGARLDVPQYTDLPVYRATHRDSLPEIARALGVCEIDLLLINNFPDLPTVRGEIELFIPSARPCPDGLEARRIGTTWQNTPTTMSELAVAVDICPEVLEPFNPHFVPQGSNGYTLPRTYSSSGDGVWAVVPTQAESCFREHDPGAAQTIYDIERELNICYEAFIWSGRGEQDQLIRHDRQTLKIRHDTPPCYDQQGRRLYYPPKGGSTGPGERHGFADPAWALEAEYVYMQLHIFAPSDSVYTVSRQYNVCVHEILKVNPVLIDARPPGYATFIPNTRPCYDEMTGLPLIYEDDEGSPLPEPRIGEHLIYYGTQPLGYVSYYYNVCENRIREANVNKGNGLYLGWIIPTDRPPCYDELGVPINTVCYDRPVDMRVDYRPEDAPVIDPDGTDCYDLGQPGVVVWYDGRPYSIIDYYATLLESRAFTAWCYGVSQNEIDAINEVPEVLALLTLNSRAIPRPTRECYITRPEVHAGKQLHRVEAGETLASIAAQYDIPYWIVAQANGLDAMNSIWSRQELVIPFWPTWREVKLAAVGVVACAAIVVLGLNRMRRRKRHSSGSDGYRVNSSNLST, from the coding sequence ATGATGCGTAGTCTCAAAATCGCTCTTGGCTTACTTTGCCTGATTATTGTGGTGCAGATCGGCCATGCCCAGGATGGCCCGCCATCGGTCGAGTCGTATCTCGTGTATTACGAGGACGAGAACTTAAAAAGTCTGGGGCATATGCTGTGGGTCTGGAACGTCTGTTTCGAGCGGTTTGTCTTCCTTAATCCTGACCTTGAAATCGACAACATCCCCTATGGCGCGCGCGTTCGGCTGCCGAAGGACGAGCCCTGTTACCTGCGTGATCAAGGTAGTTCGATGCCCCGGATAAAGTATTTCGAGAACGGGGAATGGTTGACCGAGCCGTATTACACCGGAGACGTGGAATACACATACGGAAAGTCGATTGAGGAGATCGCGCAACGTTATGACGTCTGTATAGAAGACTTGACCGCCGAAAACTACGGCATGCTCATCTATGGAGATTTGTACCTGCAACTTCGCTGGCCTTCAGTGGACGTGTTTGTCCCGCACGACGCGCAGCCGTGTGACAACTCAGCCTCTGCTGAGACACCGCCGGTGCGAACGGTCGAGATCAAGCGGTCACAGTTTACGCCGATCTACATGATCGAAGAGTTCAACATTTGCCCAGAAGAATTCCGAGGCTATCTCTGGAGTATTTACACGCAGGGCACGGTTGGCAGCGATCTGTTTCCACTGAATCTGCCGGTTGGTGCACCGCCGTGCTATAACGAGGAGGGCCAGCGTCTGGCGTATTTCGACGAAAGCGGCGCTCGCCTGGATGTGCCGCAGTACACTGATTTGCCTGTGTACCGCGCGACACACCGCGATTCGCTCCCGGAAATTGCTAGAGCGCTGGGCGTTTGCGAGATCGATCTGCTGCTAATAAACAACTTCCCCGACCTGCCAACAGTACGCGGTGAAATCGAGCTGTTCATCCCTTCTGCTCGGCCATGCCCAGATGGACTCGAAGCGAGGCGAATTGGGACGACGTGGCAAAACACGCCGACTACTATGAGCGAACTCGCGGTTGCTGTCGATATTTGCCCAGAAGTTCTTGAGCCGTTCAATCCGCATTTTGTGCCGCAAGGCTCGAATGGTTACACTTTGCCGAGGACCTATTCGTCTAGCGGGGACGGAGTATGGGCCGTCGTCCCAACTCAGGCAGAATCCTGTTTCCGGGAACATGACCCTGGGGCGGCGCAGACAATATACGACATCGAGCGCGAACTCAATATCTGCTACGAGGCATTTATCTGGTCTGGGCGGGGGGAACAGGATCAGTTGATCCGGCATGACCGCCAGACGCTGAAGATCCGACACGATACCCCACCGTGCTATGACCAGCAGGGACGGCGACTGTATTATCCGCCGAAAGGTGGGTCGACAGGTCCCGGTGAACGGCACGGCTTCGCCGATCCGGCATGGGCGCTAGAGGCCGAGTATGTTTATATGCAGCTGCATATCTTTGCGCCGTCCGATTCGGTATATACAGTCTCGCGGCAATACAACGTGTGCGTACACGAAATACTTAAGGTCAATCCCGTGCTGATCGACGCGCGTCCACCGGGGTACGCCACATTTATTCCGAACACGCGCCCATGCTACGACGAAATGACCGGGTTGCCGCTGATCTATGAGGATGACGAGGGCAGTCCACTGCCCGAGCCACGGATAGGCGAACACCTTATTTACTACGGAACACAGCCGCTCGGATATGTCTCGTATTACTACAACGTCTGCGAGAACCGCATCCGAGAAGCAAACGTCAACAAAGGCAACGGATTGTATCTCGGATGGATTATTCCGACGGATCGGCCCCCGTGTTATGACGAACTTGGCGTCCCGATCAATACCGTGTGTTACGACCGGCCGGTAGACATGCGCGTCGATTACCGTCCAGAGGATGCGCCCGTGATCGACCCTGACGGCACGGATTGCTACGACCTTGGGCAACCAGGCGTTGTGGTCTGGTATGACGGAAGGCCGTATTCCATCATCGACTACTACGCGACGCTTCTAGAGAGCCGCGCATTCACAGCGTGGTGTTACGGCGTCTCGCAGAACGAGATTGATGCGATAAACGAAGTGCCCGAAGTTCTCGCGCTTCTGACGCTCAATTCGCGCGCCATCCCGCGCCCGACGCGGGAATGCTACATAACACGTCCCGAAGTGCACGCTGGAAAGCAGCTGCATCGTGTCGAGGCTGGTGAGACGCTCGCGTCCATTGCTGCACAGTACGATATTCCGTATTGGATCGTCGCACAGGCCAACGGCCTAGATGCAATGAACAGCATCTGGTCGCGCCAGGAGCTCGTCATTCCGTTCTGGCCGACGTGGCGCGAGGTAAAGCTTGCCGCCGTCGGCGTTGTTGCATGCGCCGCGATAGTGGTGCTGGGCCTAAATCGGATGCGCCGCCGAAAAAGACATTCGAGCGGCAGCGACGGTTACCGTGTTAATTCGTCTAACCTGTCGACGTAG
- a CDS encoding cupin domain-containing protein has translation MDALYQLVADTKALIESIPPDSIVSRTFHKDEHLRAIVFGFDRGQELSEHTSAYAAIIQIISGEASVTAGGDRHELQAGSWLYMTPKLKHSVVAKTPLVMLLTMFGGE, from the coding sequence ATGGACGCCTTATACCAACTGGTGGCGGACACCAAAGCACTGATCGAGTCAATACCGCCGGACAGTATCGTGAGCCGGACGTTCCACAAGGACGAACATCTGCGCGCAATCGTGTTCGGGTTTGACCGCGGTCAGGAACTTTCTGAACACACGTCGGCCTATGCCGCGATCATCCAGATCATTTCCGGCGAGGCGAGCGTCACGGCCGGCGGGGACCGGCATGAACTGCAGGCCGGAAGCTGGCTGTATATGACGCCAAAGCTGAAGCACAGCGTGGTGGCGAAAACGCCGCTGGTGATGCTGCTGACGATGTTCGGCGGGGAATGA
- a CDS encoding Gfo/Idh/MocA family oxidoreductase, whose amino-acid sequence MTDKIRWGILSTANIGRKRVVPAMQLCKHGVVAAVASRNVEAAREYANELKIPKAYGSYEALLADPDIDAIYNPLPNSMHAEWSIKCAEAGKPTLCEKPLASDAAEAQTMVDAFAARGVPFAEAFMYRFHPQTGLVKQLLDDGAIGELVMVNAAFSFRIREEDNIRLSKALAGGALMDVGCYCVNVTRLMAGAEPISVKAMQRTGVVSGVDEVLTGVMAFESGVLAHFDCSLRANFTHTYQLRGTTGKILVEEGFVVPPDHPSTVRVTETNAAGAETTREIRVAPANSYTLMADDFAQALIDGRAPRWKPQDGVENMRVIDQLYASAAQ is encoded by the coding sequence ATGACCGACAAAATCCGCTGGGGAATCCTGAGTACGGCGAACATTGGACGGAAGCGCGTCGTCCCGGCGATGCAGCTGTGCAAACACGGCGTGGTGGCGGCGGTGGCGAGCCGGAACGTGGAGGCTGCACGCGAATACGCCAACGAACTCAAGATCCCGAAGGCGTATGGCAGTTACGAAGCGCTGTTGGCCGACCCGGACATCGACGCGATATATAACCCGCTGCCGAACAGCATGCACGCCGAATGGAGCATCAAATGCGCGGAAGCCGGTAAACCGACGCTGTGCGAGAAACCGCTGGCCAGCGATGCGGCCGAGGCGCAGACGATGGTAGACGCGTTCGCGGCGCGCGGCGTGCCGTTCGCCGAGGCGTTCATGTACCGCTTCCACCCGCAGACGGGTCTGGTCAAGCAGCTGCTGGACGATGGGGCGATCGGCGAACTGGTTATGGTGAATGCCGCGTTCAGCTTCAGAATCCGTGAGGAAGACAATATCCGGCTGAGTAAGGCGCTGGCTGGCGGCGCGCTGATGGACGTGGGGTGCTACTGTGTCAACGTGACACGGCTGATGGCCGGCGCGGAGCCGATTTCGGTTAAGGCGATGCAGCGCACCGGGGTTGTTTCCGGCGTGGACGAGGTGCTGACGGGGGTGATGGCGTTCGAGAGCGGGGTGCTTGCCCACTTCGACTGCTCGCTGCGGGCGAATTTCACGCATACGTATCAACTGCGCGGAACGACCGGGAAGATCCTCGTTGAAGAAGGGTTTGTGGTCCCGCCCGATCATCCGTCGACCGTGCGGGTGACGGAGACGAACGCCGCCGGCGCGGAGACGACGCGCGAAATCCGGGTGGCGCCGGCGAACTCGTATACGCTGATGGCGGATGACTTCGCGCAGGCGTTGATTGACGGGCGGGCGCCGCGATGGAAGCCGCAGGACGGCGTGGAGAATATGCGGGTGATCGACCAGCTTTACGCGTCGGCAGCACAGTAG
- a CDS encoding MoaD/ThiS family protein produces MPHVRFTSHLQKFFPELQQGVRVEGATAAEIVSALDRRYPGLATYVVDERGALRKHVNIFVDQEMVSDRQHLQDAVGQDQVVFIMQALSGG; encoded by the coding sequence ATGCCACACGTTCGTTTTACCAGTCATCTTCAAAAATTCTTTCCCGAACTCCAGCAGGGTGTCCGCGTCGAAGGCGCCACCGCCGCGGAGATTGTCTCCGCGCTGGATCGCCGCTATCCCGGTCTCGCCACCTATGTCGTCGATGAGCGCGGCGCGCTCCGCAAGCACGTCAATATCTTTGTCGATCAGGAAATGGTCTCCGACCGCCAGCACCTTCAGGATGCAGTCGGCCAGGATCAGGTCGTTTTTATCATGCAGGCACTTTCAGGGGGATGA
- a CDS encoding HAMP domain-containing protein: protein MLTRLRFRLVLSHLTVIVLAMGLSGVLLLSFFERYFLEATENSLFAQARITAQSLVPGAIADGPVIDVQTPLTNTIQQQTTSNIYLQSSRTTATASDQDALGESGVQLGAQLTTRIHILDQAGIVLVDSLDELTGQDLSGIEPVKTALGGSSASTTIDGTMLVALPVSADGEAVAVVYLSQPLSDVVAVLQDLRGRWGLATGIGLLLSAVAGSILSQVIVNPLLRLTTAVEAVAEGNLDQKVVLNRRDELGRLSAAFNEMTDSLRAARQIQIDFVANVSHELRTPLTSVKTMTETLRNGAADDLDVRDAFLETVENEADRLIGLVNDLLLLSRADSRVLNLRPAKVGLAEFIQAQVRPWKARTETAIQAEVDADLTAAIDTDRIAQVMINVLDNAVTYSRPGGAIMIRATGTDKNFVQVSVKDEGIGIAAAELPRIGQRFYRTDKARSRSQGGSGLGLAIASALVEAHGGRLWLDSTEGIGTTVHFTLPKT, encoded by the coding sequence ATGCTGACTAGACTACGGTTCCGGCTTGTCCTCAGCCATCTGACTGTGATCGTGCTGGCGATGGGTTTGTCGGGCGTGCTGCTGCTGTCGTTCTTCGAGCGATACTTTCTGGAGGCGACCGAGAACAGCCTGTTCGCGCAGGCGCGGATCACGGCACAGTCACTGGTGCCGGGGGCGATTGCCGACGGGCCAGTCATAGATGTACAGACGCCGCTGACCAATACGATCCAGCAGCAGACGACCAGCAATATCTACCTGCAGTCGTCGCGGACGACCGCAACGGCGTCGGATCAGGACGCGCTGGGCGAAAGCGGCGTCCAGCTTGGCGCTCAACTTACCACGCGGATCCATATCCTCGATCAGGCCGGGATCGTCCTGGTGGATTCGCTGGACGAACTGACCGGACAGGATTTGAGCGGGATAGAGCCTGTCAAGACGGCACTGGGCGGAAGTTCCGCCAGCACCACGATTGACGGCACGATGCTGGTCGCGCTGCCGGTCTCGGCGGACGGCGAGGCGGTGGCCGTGGTGTACCTGAGCCAGCCGCTGAGCGATGTGGTCGCGGTGCTGCAAGACCTGCGCGGGCGCTGGGGGCTGGCGACCGGAATCGGACTGCTGCTTTCGGCGGTGGCGGGGTCAATCCTTTCGCAGGTGATCGTCAACCCTCTGCTCCGGCTGACGACCGCGGTGGAGGCAGTGGCCGAGGGGAATCTCGATCAGAAGGTGGTGCTTAACCGGCGCGACGAACTGGGACGTCTGAGCGCGGCATTCAACGAAATGACCGACTCGCTAAGGGCTGCGCGGCAAATCCAGATCGACTTTGTCGCCAATGTATCGCACGAACTGCGTACCCCGCTGACATCAGTGAAGACGATGACCGAGACCCTGCGCAACGGCGCCGCGGACGACCTTGACGTGCGCGACGCGTTTCTGGAAACAGTCGAGAACGAAGCCGACCGGCTGATCGGGCTGGTGAATGATCTGCTGCTGCTTTCCCGCGCGGATTCCCGCGTGTTGAACCTGCGTCCGGCAAAGGTGGGACTGGCCGAGTTCATCCAGGCGCAGGTGAGGCCATGGAAGGCGCGGACGGAGACGGCGATCCAGGCGGAGGTCGACGCCGATCTGACGGCGGCAATCGACACTGACCGGATCGCGCAGGTGATGATCAACGTGCTGGACAACGCGGTGACGTACTCGCGGCCGGGTGGAGCGATCATGATCAGGGCGACGGGCACCGATAAGAACTTCGTACAGGTGAGCGTGAAGGACGAAGGGATCGGGATTGCTGCCGCGGAACTGCCACGAATCGGCCAGCGCTTTTACCGGACGGACAAGGCGCGGTCGCGCTCGCAAGGGGGGAGCGGCCTCGGACTGGCAATCGCGTCGGCGCTGGTCGAGGCGCACGGCGGACGGCTATGGCTGGATAGCACAGAAGGCATCGGAACGACGGTGCATTTCACGCTGCCCAAAACCTGA
- a CDS encoding isoaspartyl peptidase/L-asparaginase: MILVAGDFHDSGTMTAWNLLREGKSALEALEPAVRLVEANPEELTVGQGGYPNALGEVELDAGVMDGRTRASGAVGALKGFAHPVSVAYQVMTRLPHVLLVGEGAGRFAAEIGAERAELLTDGMREKWHEWRKQFGFDPKQNLTDAVYSGADPKRSGGTTVYLAQDANGDIAAVTSTSGWAWKYPGRLGDTPVAGAGFYADNRYGAAACTGMGEIAIRSSLARMTVAYMQMGRTVAEAVREALADIGYHRDQVSGITLYAIDARGRALCRARLRQAGATIVVPYYYAATDGDVSTTKRDSSDLGEAVRGF, translated from the coding sequence ATGATCCTGGTCGCTGGCGACTTTCATGACAGCGGGACGATGACCGCGTGGAATTTGCTGCGCGAAGGCAAAAGCGCGCTTGAGGCGCTGGAGCCGGCGGTGCGCCTGGTCGAGGCCAATCCCGAAGAGTTGACTGTCGGGCAGGGTGGCTACCCGAATGCGCTTGGCGAAGTGGAACTGGATGCCGGGGTGATGGACGGCCGGACACGGGCAAGCGGCGCGGTCGGGGCGTTGAAGGGATTTGCGCATCCGGTGAGTGTGGCGTATCAGGTGATGACGCGACTGCCGCATGTGCTGCTGGTTGGAGAAGGGGCGGGGCGCTTTGCGGCCGAAATTGGTGCCGAACGTGCCGAGCTGCTCACGGACGGCATGCGCGAGAAGTGGCACGAGTGGCGCAAGCAGTTCGGATTTGACCCGAAGCAGAACCTGACAGACGCAGTTTACAGCGGGGCTGATCCCAAGCGTTCCGGCGGAACGACGGTCTACCTGGCTCAGGATGCCAACGGGGATATCGCGGCGGTGACCAGTACAAGCGGCTGGGCGTGGAAGTACCCGGGACGGCTGGGGGATACGCCGGTGGCTGGAGCCGGGTTTTACGCCGATAACCGCTATGGCGCTGCGGCGTGTACGGGGATGGGCGAGATCGCCATTCGATCCAGCCTGGCGCGCATGACGGTGGCCTATATGCAAATGGGCCGTACTGTGGCCGAAGCCGTCAGGGAGGCGCTGGCCGACATCGGATACCACCGCGACCAAGTCTCAGGGATCACCTTGTATGCCATTGATGCGCGCGGGCGGGCACTTTGTCGGGCACGTCTACGGCAAGCAGGGGCGACGATCGTCGTGCCTTACTATTACGCGGCGACGGATGGGGACGTGTCCACGACGAAGCGGGACTCGAGCGATCTCGGGGAAGCCGTGCGCGGCTTCTGA
- a CDS encoding SUMF1/EgtB/PvdO family nonheme iron enzyme: MSGGVFEWIKGIQFAYPYNPFDGREDDTGESPRIVRGGSRYDNANLGRVPDRFSVSPYFVADFVGMRCVRQGE; this comes from the coding sequence ATGAGCGGCGGCGTTTTCGAGTGGATCAAGGGCATACAGTTCGCCTACCCGTATAATCCGTTCGACGGCCGCGAGGACGACACGGGCGAGTCTCCACGGATTGTGCGCGGCGGTTCACGCTACGACAATGCAAACCTCGGCCGCGTGCCGGATCGATTCTCAGTTTCACCGTATTTTGTCGCGGATTTCGTCGGGATGCGCTGCGTGCGCCAGGGCGAGTAA
- a CDS encoding formylglycine-generating enzyme family protein translates to MTPSATSTPTSTFTPTPTPTETPTSTPTASPTVDPFILARRPVAQNAAWTPVEREIGGVEMMIVPAGCFMMGFDFSGDVDERPAHQICFSEPFWIDKYEVTQSQFEELGGAKVEPNGFSGALRPAENVTWFEALAYCRMRGGDLPTEAQWEYAARGPDSLEFPWGNTLDKDLLSWDRVEGIETENVGSIRAAHPGSERSI, encoded by the coding sequence GTGACTCCATCAGCGACCAGCACACCGACGAGTACCTTTACGCCGACACCGACCCCGACAGAGACGCCGACCTCCACACCCACGGCATCTCCTACGGTTGATCCGTTCATACTCGCGCGGCGTCCGGTGGCGCAAAACGCCGCCTGGACCCCGGTTGAGCGCGAGATCGGAGGCGTTGAGATGATGATCGTGCCGGCGGGATGCTTCATGATGGGCTTCGACTTCAGCGGAGATGTCGACGAGCGGCCGGCGCATCAGATCTGTTTCAGCGAGCCGTTCTGGATCGATAAATACGAGGTCACCCAGAGCCAATTCGAGGAATTGGGCGGCGCTAAAGTCGAGCCGAACGGGTTCAGCGGCGCGCTGCGGCCGGCAGAGAATGTGACATGGTTCGAAGCGTTGGCCTACTGCCGGATGCGCGGCGGCGACCTGCCAACCGAGGCGCAATGGGAGTATGCGGCACGCGGGCCGGACAGCCTGGAGTTCCCGTGGGGCAATACCCTGGATAAAGATCTGCTGTCGTGGGATCGCGTCGAAGGCATCGAAACAGAAAACGTCGGCAGTATCCGGGCGGCGCATCCTGGGTCGGAGCGCTCGATATGA
- a CDS encoding protein kinase: MDVDNLIGQTLGNVELKQKLGAGGMGAVYRGYQVSLKREVAVKVLPGTLANQPGYIDRFTQEAQTAAALTHPHIVQIFDFGTQRNISYVVMQFLRGGSLAERIRQRQIEGQPRAGVGEVASLLTQLGSALDYAHTQHVIHRDVKPANVMFDNHGHAYLVDFGIAKLMGGTTGLTGTGVMMGTPSYMPPEQWESQDLTPAADQYALGVLSYQMIAGRLPFDADSAVQLMFKHFNELPTPLDLLRPDVPGSVIAVVGRAMAKAPEQRFQSCTAFAQEFASAIEGRAHEGTNFFTFKVPPRPAPSAAASLPNRTLPPTPAPTPSGSSRITATLKNQRGGLLVGLVAGLIVALVALVLILSGRGGIDDLAATQTAVQSTLIAIAPSASATLPALVILASDTAAASTVIPPTEVTPVSTSADPATQTTVPFTETSISATENSASLDATPTSQSLVIIPSDTPPPSETALPTETASNTATVTPSASPTDQPTVTPSETATDTPTSTLTATETASATLHAYPHGYADGDRDGDEHAVHNTVGNRHHYAEFHTNPHVNRDTD, from the coding sequence ATGGATGTCGATAACCTGATTGGTCAGACGCTCGGCAATGTCGAGCTGAAGCAGAAGCTGGGCGCCGGCGGAATGGGCGCGGTCTACCGCGGCTATCAGGTTTCGCTAAAACGCGAAGTCGCCGTGAAAGTGCTTCCAGGCACACTGGCAAACCAGCCCGGGTATATAGACCGCTTTACCCAGGAAGCCCAGACCGCCGCCGCGCTTACGCACCCGCACATCGTCCAGATCTTCGATTTTGGCACGCAGCGCAACATCAGTTACGTGGTCATGCAGTTCCTGCGTGGCGGTTCATTGGCGGAACGAATCCGGCAGCGGCAGATTGAAGGCCAGCCGCGGGCCGGCGTCGGCGAGGTCGCTTCACTGCTTACGCAGCTCGGGTCTGCGCTCGATTATGCGCATACCCAGCACGTGATCCACCGGGACGTAAAACCGGCCAATGTGATGTTCGATAACCACGGCCACGCCTATCTGGTGGACTTCGGCATCGCCAAATTGATGGGCGGGACCACGGGGCTTACCGGGACCGGCGTGATGATGGGAACGCCGTCATACATGCCGCCGGAACAATGGGAAAGCCAGGATCTCACACCGGCAGCGGACCAGTATGCGCTGGGTGTGCTTTCGTATCAGATGATCGCGGGCCGGCTGCCGTTTGATGCCGACAGTGCGGTTCAACTGATGTTCAAACACTTTAACGAACTGCCCACCCCGCTTGACCTGCTGCGGCCTGATGTCCCGGGTTCGGTCATTGCGGTTGTCGGCCGAGCGATGGCGAAAGCGCCAGAGCAGCGGTTTCAAAGCTGCACGGCGTTCGCGCAGGAGTTTGCGTCGGCCATCGAAGGGCGCGCGCATGAGGGGACAAACTTCTTCACGTTCAAAGTGCCGCCGCGACCCGCGCCGTCTGCTGCCGCGTCACTGCCGAATCGAACCCTGCCACCGACCCCTGCGCCAACCCCGTCCGGATCGTCCAGGATCACCGCCACGCTCAAGAATCAGCGCGGCGGTCTGTTGGTCGGGCTGGTTGCCGGTTTGATTGTTGCGCTGGTCGCGCTGGTGCTGATCCTGAGCGGGCGAGGTGGAATCGACGATTTGGCCGCGACCCAAACGGCAGTTCAGTCGACGTTGATCGCAATCGCGCCGTCCGCGAGTGCGACGCTGCCCGCGCTGGTGATCCTTGCGTCCGATACGGCCGCCGCGTCCACTGTTATCCCACCAACCGAAGTTACGCCAGTGTCGACATCGGCAGATCCAGCCACCCAGACTACCGTGCCGTTTACCGAGACGTCCATCTCCGCCACCGAGAATTCCGCAAGTCTGGATGCGACGCCGACAAGCCAATCTCTCGTGATTATTCCAAGCGACACGCCGCCGCCGAGCGAGACCGCGCTACCCACTGAAACGGCGTCGAATACCGCGACGGTCACCCCCAGCGCATCCCCGACCGATCAGCCGACGGTTACGCCTTCGGAGACCGCCACGGATACGCCAACCAGCACACTGACCGCTACGGAGACGGCGTCGGCGACCCTCCACGCTTACCCCCACGGATACGCCGACGGAGACCGCGACGGCGACGAGCACGCCGTCCATAACACCGTCGGCAACCGCCACCATTACGCCGAGTTTCACACCAACCCACACGTCAACCGCGACACCGACTGA